A part of Caldicellulosiruptor owensensis OL genomic DNA contains:
- a CDS encoding DUF554 domain-containing protein, giving the protein MTGLGTIVNAIAVVAGSILGLILKSGIPERFKTTIMQAISLSVIFIGISGVLQGIFKVLSTGKIDRQFIMLMIFSLVIGGLLGEILKIEDFLESLAGKIKMSVSKFIKSEISTFTEGFVTASLVFCVGAMAIVGSLEDGLNHNFSILFAKSILDGVTSIIFSATLGIGVMFSSITILLYQGSITLLADIVKPFLTDTVVLQMSMVGSVLIFAIGLNMLGISKIKVGNLLPAIFVPVVWYVVNLFI; this is encoded by the coding sequence ATGACTGGACTCGGAACCATAGTAAATGCTATTGCAGTGGTTGCAGGCTCTATTTTAGGGCTTATTTTAAAATCCGGAATACCAGAAAGATTTAAAACAACTATTATGCAGGCAATATCTCTTTCTGTTATATTCATTGGAATTTCTGGAGTGCTGCAAGGAATTTTCAAGGTGCTTTCAACCGGAAAAATTGACAGGCAGTTTATAATGCTTATGATTTTTTCGCTTGTGATCGGCGGGCTTCTGGGAGAAATTTTGAAAATAGAAGATTTTTTAGAATCACTTGCCGGTAAAATAAAAATGTCAGTTTCAAAATTTATAAAATCAGAAATTTCTACATTTACAGAAGGCTTTGTAACAGCAAGTCTTGTGTTCTGTGTTGGTGCTATGGCTATTGTAGGAAGTCTTGAAGATGGTCTAAATCATAACTTTAGTATTCTTTTTGCAAAATCTATTTTAGATGGCGTAACTTCAATAATATTTTCTGCAACACTTGGGATTGGCGTTATGTTCTCAAGTATAACAATCCTTTTATATCAGGGGAGCATAACGCTTCTGGCAGACATTGTAAAACCATTTCTAACAGATACTGTGGTCTTACAAATGTCAATGGTGGGGTCTGTTCTGATATTTGCAATTGGTCTTAACATGCTTGGAATTTCAAAGATAAAAGTTGGCAATCTTCTCCCTGCAATATTTGTACCTGTTGTGTGGTACGTTGTAAATTTGTTTATTTAA
- the mntA gene encoding type VII toxin-antitoxin system MntA family adenylyltransferase antitoxin — MAFLFGSVAKNKNTKESDIDIAVYLSKYDQKRVFSLWNKLEDLLKKNVDLIVLNKANCDIAWEALKGKKILIRDNQFFINYFLEVSQEAEDFREILLEIFKIRLERRNKSA, encoded by the coding sequence ATGGCTTTTCTATTTGGTTCAGTTGCGAAGAATAAAAATACAAAAGAATCAGACATAGATATAGCTGTTTACTTGAGTAAATACGACCAAAAAAGAGTCTTTAGCCTTTGGAACAAACTTGAAGATCTGTTGAAGAAAAATGTAGATTTGATTGTGTTAAACAAAGCAAATTGTGACATTGCATGGGAAGCCTTAAAAGGAAAGAAAATTTTAATAAGAGATAATCAATTCTTTATTAATTATTTCTTAGAAGTTTCTCAGGAAGCAGAAGACTTTAGAGAAATTCTTTTAGAAATTTTTAAGATAAGACTGGAAAGAAGGAATAAAAGTGCTTGA